From the Natrarchaeobaculum aegyptiacum genome, one window contains:
- a CDS encoding ubiquitin-like small modifier protein 1, which yields MELQLRLFATFREIVGGKEHTLTVDEGASVGDVLATLEAEYDELEERLLEDGTLRPQLSVLKNGRDVIHQEGAATPLEDGDTLSVFPPVAGG from the coding sequence ATGGAACTCCAGTTACGCCTGTTCGCTACCTTCCGTGAGATCGTCGGCGGCAAAGAACACACCCTGACCGTCGACGAGGGAGCCAGCGTCGGCGACGTCCTCGCCACGCTCGAGGCAGAGTACGACGAGCTCGAGGAGCGGTTACTCGAGGACGGGACGCTCCGACCGCAGTTGAGCGTGCTGAAGAACGGCCGCGACGTGATCCATCAGGAAGGAGCAGCGACGCCGCTCGAGGACGGGGATACGCTGTCGGTGTTTCCGCCGGTCGCTGGCGGGTGA
- a CDS encoding AzlC family ABC transporter permease, with product MDTDDSPGAAVTFDREGLRTGFLTCVPVAAGVGGYGVAFGVLASQAGLSVAEAALMSATVLAGAAQIVAIELWADPVPVAAILTTVFAINLRYSLMGAALQPWFEHMRASRVYGSLFFLVDENWALTMRDLKSGSGRGAYLLGSGIAMWVFWVGSTIVGAFAGGVIGDPSQYGVDFVLAAVFVALAVELWDGNSSLVPWLVALGVSVGAAAIVPGQWYILLGGLAAAVVEVIRFDG from the coding sequence ATGGACACAGACGACTCGCCGGGAGCCGCGGTCACCTTCGACCGCGAGGGACTGCGGACGGGATTTCTCACCTGCGTGCCCGTCGCCGCAGGCGTCGGAGGTTACGGCGTCGCCTTCGGCGTCCTCGCCAGTCAGGCCGGGCTGAGCGTCGCCGAAGCCGCGCTGATGAGTGCGACCGTCCTCGCCGGCGCCGCCCAGATCGTCGCGATCGAACTCTGGGCGGACCCGGTGCCGGTCGCCGCGATCCTCACGACCGTCTTCGCGATCAACCTCCGGTACTCGCTGATGGGGGCCGCCCTCCAGCCGTGGTTCGAACACATGCGCGCGAGCCGCGTCTACGGGAGCCTGTTCTTCCTCGTCGACGAGAACTGGGCGCTGACGATGCGCGACCTCAAGTCCGGGAGCGGCCGGGGTGCCTACCTGCTCGGCAGCGGCATCGCGATGTGGGTCTTCTGGGTCGGGTCGACCATCGTCGGGGCGTTCGCCGGCGGCGTGATCGGCGACCCGTCCCAGTACGGCGTCGACTTCGTTCTCGCTGCCGTCTTCGTCGCCCTCGCCGTCGAACTCTGGGATGGCAACTCCTCGCTCGTCCCGTGGCTCGTCGCCCTCGGGGTCTCCGTCGGCGCGGCCGCGATCGTCCCCGGCCAGTGGTACATCCTCCTCGGCGGGCTGGCCGCCGCCGTCGTTGAGGTGATCCGCTTTGACGGGTGA
- a CDS encoding AzlD family protein, with amino-acid sequence MTGELAVLPANPLSLDPFVVAIVLAMAAVTVFTKVSGLWLVRHVEVSDRLEAGLEVLPGAIVIAVLGPELASGGPAEWSAAAVVLVVMWRTESILLALIAGVLSVVAFRSIL; translated from the coding sequence TTGACGGGTGAACTGGCCGTCCTCCCTGCGAACCCGCTCTCGCTCGATCCATTCGTCGTGGCGATTGTTCTCGCGATGGCCGCGGTGACCGTCTTCACGAAAGTAAGCGGCCTCTGGCTCGTCCGCCACGTCGAGGTCAGTGACCGACTCGAGGCGGGACTCGAGGTGTTGCCGGGCGCGATCGTGATCGCCGTCCTCGGTCCCGAACTCGCAAGCGGCGGGCCCGCCGAGTGGAGTGCCGCCGCGGTCGTCCTGGTCGTGATGTGGCGAACCGAGAGCATCCTGCTGGCACTGATCGCTGGCGTGCTCAGCGTCGTCGCGTTCCGATCGATTCTCTGA
- a CDS encoding winged helix-turn-helix domain-containing protein, protein MTAMNPTAARGWGTDDDQASPAAVLTALEDDACRLILEATADDALTATEISERCDIPMSTAYRKVEMLAEADLVDERVRINTTGKHATEYRTSFDDVVVSIADGGLEVEIATAEGDADAGAGASFATADD, encoded by the coding sequence ATGACCGCGATGAATCCGACTGCTGCGCGAGGATGGGGCACCGACGACGATCAGGCATCTCCGGCGGCCGTGCTGACTGCACTGGAAGACGACGCCTGCCGGCTCATCCTCGAGGCGACGGCCGACGACGCTCTGACGGCGACCGAGATTTCAGAACGCTGTGACATTCCGATGTCGACCGCTTACCGCAAGGTCGAGATGCTCGCGGAGGCCGATCTGGTCGACGAGCGCGTCCGGATCAACACGACGGGCAAACACGCCACCGAATACCGGACGAGCTTCGACGACGTCGTGGTCTCGATCGCCGACGGCGGCCTCGAGGTCGAGATTGCCACGGCGGAGGGCGACGCCGACGCCGGCGCTGGCGCGTCGTTCGCGACCGCAGACGACTGA
- a CDS encoding helix-turn-helix domain-containing protein has product MASGIRAEVTVDDPPECVVTQVATEADGNVHSVTKSANPNAPERVTEELVLEADSEPDSFDLDTAVSAIFSYGSGSVYRFERDVDRGCPCTVVEAFDCPVVDVRARGSSLHMAFHVPDMEGLQAVIGELTDQYTVDVRRLLQSQKDHGESNLVFVDRSALTDRQLEVLETAHRMGYFEHPKRANAGEVAAELEITGATFTEHLAAAQSKLLDAILDSA; this is encoded by the coding sequence ATGGCCTCGGGAATCCGCGCGGAAGTGACGGTCGACGATCCACCGGAGTGTGTCGTCACGCAGGTCGCCACCGAGGCAGACGGTAACGTCCACTCGGTCACCAAGAGCGCCAACCCGAACGCACCCGAGCGCGTCACCGAGGAACTCGTCCTCGAGGCCGACTCGGAACCCGACTCGTTCGACCTCGACACGGCGGTCTCTGCGATCTTCTCGTACGGGTCCGGGTCGGTTTACCGGTTCGAACGCGACGTCGACCGCGGCTGTCCCTGCACGGTCGTCGAAGCGTTCGACTGTCCGGTCGTCGACGTGCGCGCCCGCGGGTCGTCGTTACACATGGCGTTCCACGTCCCGGATATGGAGGGACTACAGGCGGTCATCGGGGAGTTGACCGACCAGTACACCGTCGACGTCAGGCGGCTGCTCCAGTCCCAGAAAGACCACGGCGAATCGAACCTCGTCTTCGTCGATCGGAGCGCACTCACCGACCGCCAGCTCGAGGTGCTCGAGACGGCCCACCGGATGGGGTACTTCGAACACCCGAAGCGCGCGAACGCAGGCGAGGTCGCAGCGGAACTCGAGATTACGGGTGCGACGTTCACCGAACACCTCGCGGCCGCCCAGTCGAAGCTACTCGATGCGATCCTCGACTCCGCCTGA
- a CDS encoding DUF7560 family zinc ribbon protein, with protein sequence MSRYEFSCPECGQEIEVNESMREAMLEHGCPVCGATVTSGTFATKPSN encoded by the coding sequence ATGAGTAGATACGAATTCAGCTGTCCGGAGTGCGGACAAGAGATCGAAGTAAACGAATCGATGCGCGAGGCGATGCTCGAGCACGGCTGCCCGGTCTGTGGCGCGACCGTGACGTCGGGGACGTTCGCGACGAAGCCATCGAACTAG
- a CDS encoding pyridoxamine 5'-phosphate oxidase family protein, producing MAINQEVDMTGAEIDDFLARHETGVLSLAEADEPYAIPISYGYDDAERVFYMRLVSTPESEKRRFLASSPTARLVVYDEDGSTYQSVVASGTLEDIPPAELSPDQIAQYGKAKRPLFEIWAMGRDELDIELYRLDPASLEGRRTEVDRDE from the coding sequence ATGGCAATCAATCAGGAAGTCGATATGACCGGTGCGGAGATCGACGATTTCCTCGCTCGTCACGAGACGGGGGTATTGTCGCTCGCCGAGGCCGACGAGCCGTACGCCATCCCGATCTCCTACGGCTACGACGACGCCGAGCGCGTCTTTTACATGCGACTCGTTTCGACCCCCGAGAGCGAGAAGCGACGGTTTCTGGCGTCTTCGCCGACCGCCAGACTCGTGGTGTACGACGAGGACGGCTCGACCTATCAGAGCGTCGTCGCGAGCGGCACTCTGGAGGACATCCCGCCGGCCGAACTGTCGCCGGACCAGATCGCACAGTACGGAAAGGCAAAGCGTCCGCTGTTCGAAATCTGGGCGATGGGTCGCGACGAACTCGACATCGAACTCTACCGGCTCGATCCAGCCTCACTCGAGGGTCGACGAACGGAAGTCGACCGCGACGAGTGA
- a CDS encoding YIP1 family protein, with product MEFAKQWKGVNGYMIRDPDLFFDQYRERHGVGYPLAFMLVSFVVVVLPVMAIGTILNITSPMGALSVVVLSLGLALLFWLTTVIESLLAHAIASLFGTDRVVLTLEAYAFPTLIRYGLWWVPLVNIALGLYGLYLQIKGLAAFHSLSTGQAAIAAVVATLVAGFVVPTGGVLLVAVLAAFVLDLGETTTEPGPGPGQDPESFTFAVTHVLEYAPQVFV from the coding sequence ATGGAATTTGCCAAACAGTGGAAAGGGGTCAACGGCTACATGATCCGGGACCCGGATCTGTTCTTCGACCAGTACCGGGAACGCCACGGGGTGGGGTACCCACTCGCGTTCATGCTCGTCTCGTTCGTGGTCGTCGTCCTCCCGGTGATGGCCATCGGAACGATCCTGAACATTACGTCACCGATGGGGGCGCTTTCCGTCGTAGTCCTGTCGCTCGGTCTTGCGCTTCTCTTCTGGCTGACGACGGTGATCGAGTCACTGCTCGCCCACGCCATCGCCTCGCTGTTCGGCACCGACCGCGTCGTCCTGACGCTCGAGGCCTACGCGTTTCCGACGTTGATCAGATACGGTCTGTGGTGGGTTCCGCTCGTGAATATCGCTCTCGGCCTGTACGGGCTTTACCTCCAGATCAAGGGGCTGGCGGCCTTTCACAGCCTCTCGACTGGACAGGCGGCGATCGCTGCCGTCGTCGCCACGCTCGTCGCGGGATTCGTCGTCCCGACCGGCGGGGTCCTGCTGGTAGCCGTCCTCGCGGCGTTCGTTCTCGACCTGGGCGAGACGACCACCGAACCCGGGCCCGGTCCCGGACAGGATCCCGAATCGTTCACGTTTGCAGTCACCCACGTCCTCGAGTACGCGCCGCAGGTGTTCGTCTAA
- a CDS encoding aldehyde ferredoxin oxidoreductase family protein: MTTLGGFQDRVGRIDLSEGTVDYESIDDEDAEKYIGARGLGVKYVFEQGTDVDPLGPDNLLAFMNGPLSGTQTTMSGRIAVCTKSPLTGTVTDSHHGGWSGARLKWAGFDGLLFEGQADDPVYAYVEDGEVELRDASHLWGTGVHETRDTIEEDVEGEYGKSLSIMAIGPGGENQVKYACIVNEDDRASGRGGTGCVMGSKNLKAVVVKSTTDMPQPADPETFQEGHQQAMQAITESEVTAPNEGGLSMYGTNVLMNVGEEMDGLPTKNGRYTSTGSMREAEGVDIDAERVSGENVRENILVDEPTCHSCPVACKKEVEVDYMHKGEDMNVRMESYEYESAYALGPNSGHTDRDAVAVMIDRCNDMGIDTIEAGNMLAMAMEMSEEGKLEDVGEIEWGDTETMIDMLEQIGHRDGDLADLLAEGARRIAEARDAADNSLAVKGQTIPAYDPRALKGMGIGYATSNRGACHLRGYTPAAEILGIPEPVDPYEWEGKGELTAAFQDLHAISDSFDICKFNAFAEGIEEYVLQYNGMTGRDVTEEDLLEAGERIYTLERYYNNLAGFDGEDDSLPDRFLEDGIRGQGASEDEYCELEEMKAEYYDHRGWVDGVVPDEKLADLGIEIGPGTGVSNGAGTAVGDD, from the coding sequence ATGACTACGTTAGGTGGTTTCCAGGACCGAGTCGGTCGAATCGATCTCTCCGAGGGGACGGTCGACTACGAGTCGATCGACGACGAGGATGCAGAGAAGTATATCGGGGCACGTGGCCTCGGAGTAAAGTACGTATTCGAGCAAGGTACGGACGTCGACCCGCTCGGCCCCGACAACCTGCTCGCCTTCATGAACGGGCCGCTATCGGGGACCCAGACGACGATGAGCGGTCGGATCGCCGTCTGTACGAAGTCGCCGCTCACCGGTACCGTGACGGACAGTCACCACGGCGGCTGGTCCGGAGCGCGCCTGAAGTGGGCTGGCTTCGACGGCCTGCTGTTCGAAGGACAGGCCGACGACCCAGTCTACGCGTACGTCGAAGACGGTGAGGTCGAACTCCGGGACGCCTCCCACCTCTGGGGGACGGGCGTCCACGAGACCCGCGATACGATCGAGGAGGACGTGGAGGGCGAATACGGCAAGAGCCTCTCGATCATGGCGATCGGTCCGGGCGGCGAGAACCAGGTGAAATACGCCTGTATCGTCAACGAGGACGACCGGGCGTCTGGGCGTGGCGGCACTGGCTGTGTCATGGGGTCGAAGAACCTCAAGGCGGTCGTCGTCAAGTCGACGACGGACATGCCCCAGCCAGCCGATCCGGAGACGTTCCAGGAGGGACATCAGCAGGCGATGCAGGCGATCACCGAATCGGAGGTGACCGCGCCCAACGAGGGTGGGCTCTCGATGTACGGAACGAACGTCCTGATGAACGTCGGCGAGGAGATGGACGGCCTGCCGACGAAGAACGGGCGGTACACTTCGACGGGGAGCATGCGCGAGGCCGAGGGCGTCGACATCGACGCCGAGCGCGTCTCCGGGGAGAACGTTCGCGAGAACATCCTCGTCGACGAGCCGACCTGTCACTCCTGCCCGGTCGCCTGCAAGAAGGAAGTCGAGGTCGACTACATGCACAAAGGCGAGGACATGAACGTCCGGATGGAGTCCTACGAGTACGAGTCGGCCTACGCACTCGGCCCGAACTCCGGACACACCGACCGCGACGCCGTCGCCGTGATGATCGACCGCTGTAACGACATGGGGATCGACACCATCGAGGCCGGCAACATGCTCGCGATGGCCATGGAGATGTCCGAGGAAGGCAAACTCGAGGACGTCGGCGAGATCGAGTGGGGCGACACCGAGACGATGATCGACATGCTCGAGCAGATCGGCCACCGCGACGGCGACCTCGCGGACCTGCTCGCGGAGGGGGCCCGTCGGATCGCCGAGGCCCGCGACGCTGCCGACAACTCGCTGGCTGTCAAGGGCCAGACGATCCCCGCCTACGACCCGCGCGCCCTGAAGGGTATGGGAATCGGCTACGCCACCTCGAACCGCGGGGCCTGTCACCTGCGCGGGTACACTCCCGCAGCGGAGATTCTGGGCATTCCAGAACCCGTCGACCCCTACGAGTGGGAGGGCAAAGGCGAACTGACGGCCGCGTTCCAGGACCTCCACGCGATAAGCGACAGCTTCGACATCTGCAAGTTCAACGCCTTCGCCGAAGGGATCGAGGAATACGTCCTCCAGTACAACGGTATGACCGGTCGCGACGTCACCGAGGAGGACCTGCTCGAGGCTGGCGAGCGGATCTACACGCTCGAGCGCTACTACAACAACCTCGCCGGGTTCGACGGTGAGGACGACTCACTGCCCGACCGGTTCCTCGAAGACGGCATCCGCGGACAGGGAGCCAGCGAGGACGAGTACTGCGAACTCGAGGAGATGAAAGCCGAGTACTACGACCACCGCGGCTGGGTCGACGGCGTCGTCCCCGACGAGAAACTCGCCGACCTCGGCATCGAGATCGGGCCGGGAACGGGCGTTTCGAACGGCGCTGGGACGGCTGTCGGCGACGACTGA
- a CDS encoding DUF1328 family protein, translating into MYDAVAPMQVGGGGFLYWAVIFFVLAILAAAVGARGVAGISMEIARIFVLIFIVLAIVALLL; encoded by the coding sequence ATGTACGACGCAGTCGCACCGATGCAAGTCGGCGGTGGCGGGTTCCTGTACTGGGCGGTGATTTTCTTCGTGCTGGCGATCCTCGCGGCCGCCGTCGGCGCTCGCGGCGTCGCCGGCATCTCGATGGAGATCGCACGGATCTTCGTCCTGATCTTCATCGTGCTGGCGATCGTCGCCCTCCTGCTCTGA
- a CDS encoding bacterio-opsin activator domain-containing protein, producing MDDVDTNPGAGGRNSQSALALERLVDPVVGVAEGRITEANEAAREAFDVSSGDDPASAFEEWPLLEQAIADATAGTARTVELAGERFDARIHRGVDGTTLVFESTGSHEPPADDRVVKDRAMNEAPVGIAISDPDQEDNPLVYVNEAYEVITGYDTGEVIGRNCRFLQGEDSDESTIAEMAAAVDEERPVTVEILNYRKDGTEFWNEVTIAPVYDDDGELTNYVGFQNDVTARKEAELALERRTAELEFVLDRVEGLIQDVTTAVAGSTHRSTLEQAVCERFVEEPNYEGAWIGERNPATEQIVVRERAGDVSPPSGDDPSATISTADEHPAAVAVRSGESVLETDGRTRAAFPLVYNDVEYGVLVLEAAPEAAIDDRESVILSALARAVASGINARETSRVLATDAVVAVDVDVTDPDLAPVAISSAVDCRLEYRRSSHRTGDRTASLYTVTGPDATAEALESALQKAGLEGEVVVERDGECLLEVTDQDDPVAWLSDRGVRLVAIEGDEGRARLTLEIPRSADVRSVVEGIEDRYDGSDVVSFHQREPGGDTRQEFAARLESELTERQFVALQRAYLGGYFEWPRPTTGEELAETMGVSRPTFHEHLRSAEAKLCSAFFEGNSS from the coding sequence ATGGACGACGTGGACACGAATCCTGGGGCCGGGGGACGGAACTCACAGTCAGCGCTGGCGCTCGAGCGGCTGGTCGACCCCGTCGTCGGGGTCGCGGAGGGCCGGATCACCGAGGCAAACGAGGCCGCGCGAGAGGCGTTCGACGTGTCCTCGGGGGACGATCCTGCGAGCGCGTTCGAGGAGTGGCCGCTGCTCGAGCAGGCGATCGCAGACGCGACGGCAGGCACGGCGCGAACGGTCGAACTGGCCGGCGAGCGCTTCGACGCGCGGATCCACCGTGGTGTCGATGGTACGACGCTCGTCTTCGAATCCACCGGCAGTCACGAGCCGCCGGCCGACGATCGTGTGGTGAAAGACCGGGCGATGAACGAGGCACCGGTCGGGATCGCGATCTCTGATCCCGACCAGGAGGATAACCCGCTCGTGTACGTCAACGAGGCCTACGAGGTTATCACCGGCTACGATACCGGGGAGGTCATCGGCCGGAACTGTCGCTTCTTGCAGGGGGAAGACTCCGACGAGTCGACGATCGCCGAGATGGCCGCTGCGGTCGACGAGGAACGCCCCGTCACCGTCGAGATTCTGAACTACCGCAAGGACGGCACCGAGTTCTGGAACGAAGTGACGATCGCGCCGGTCTACGACGACGACGGCGAGTTGACGAACTACGTCGGCTTCCAGAACGACGTCACCGCGCGCAAGGAGGCCGAACTCGCTCTCGAGCGCCGGACCGCCGAACTCGAGTTCGTCCTCGACCGTGTCGAGGGACTCATCCAGGACGTCACCACGGCTGTCGCGGGCTCGACTCACCGGTCGACGCTCGAGCAAGCCGTCTGCGAACGATTCGTCGAGGAGCCGAACTACGAGGGGGCCTGGATCGGCGAGCGGAATCCGGCGACCGAGCAGATCGTCGTTCGCGAACGCGCCGGGGACGTGTCGCCACCGTCGGGCGACGACCCGTCAGCCACGATTTCGACCGCCGACGAACACCCCGCCGCGGTTGCAGTTCGATCCGGTGAATCCGTCCTCGAGACCGACGGTCGGACGCGCGCGGCCTTCCCGCTCGTCTACAACGACGTCGAGTACGGGGTGTTGGTCCTCGAGGCAGCACCCGAGGCGGCCATCGACGACCGCGAGTCGGTAATCCTCTCGGCGCTGGCCCGCGCGGTCGCGAGCGGGATCAACGCTCGCGAGACGAGTCGCGTGCTCGCGACCGACGCCGTCGTGGCCGTCGACGTCGACGTCACCGACCCCGACCTCGCCCCGGTCGCCATCTCGAGCGCCGTCGACTGTCGCCTCGAGTACCGCCGATCGTCCCACCGGACCGGCGACCGGACCGCCTCGCTGTACACGGTTACCGGCCCCGACGCCACTGCCGAGGCGCTCGAGTCGGCGCTCCAGAAGGCGGGACTCGAGGGCGAAGTCGTCGTCGAGCGCGACGGCGAGTGTCTGCTCGAGGTAACCGATCAGGACGATCCGGTCGCCTGGCTCTCCGACCGCGGCGTCCGACTGGTGGCGATCGAAGGCGACGAGGGCCGGGCGCGTCTCACGCTCGAGATTCCCCGCTCGGCCGACGTACGGTCGGTCGTCGAGGGGATCGAGGACCGCTACGACGGGTCGGACGTCGTCTCCTTCCACCAGCGCGAGCCCGGGGGAGACACCCGTCAGGAGTTCGCCGCGCGGCTCGAGTCGGAACTCACCGAGCGCCAGTTCGTCGCGTTACAGCGGGCGTACCTCGGGGGATACTTCGAGTGGCCGCGGCCGACGACCGGCGAGGAACTGGCCGAGACGATGGGCGTCTCACGCCCGACCTTCCACGAGCACCTGCGTTCGGCAGAGGCGAAGCTCTGCAGCGCGTTCTTCGAAGGTAACTCGTCGTAA
- a CDS encoding HVO_0649 family zinc finger protein — protein MSVYRSPFERLRQTYEADQICGACGHQDTDTEGGWRVSTTGSRVQYQFVCPVCDAVETRELRLERRR, from the coding sequence ATGTCAGTGTATAGATCACCCTTCGAACGACTCCGGCAGACCTACGAGGCCGACCAGATCTGTGGCGCCTGCGGGCATCAGGACACCGATACCGAGGGCGGGTGGCGCGTCTCGACGACCGGCAGTCGCGTCCAGTACCAGTTCGTCTGTCCCGTCTGCGATGCCGTCGAGACGCGGGAACTCCGCCTCGAGCGCCGGCGCTGA
- a CDS encoding KaiC domain-containing protein produces the protein MDPVTEDDDWFERAITTDDGDEGDDGSEEDTDRDDRADASRTAAGDAVEGAEESVDEELEFDEEDEAGDAEEADASDSLFADDFGAAMESAPDLPGGSPGGDLDSPGTADVSPAEPTSAGEDLEFGSADPAFATTEEPTFDDEIDSDLPRIDLGIEGLDGMIQGGVPERTLMVTIGGAGTGKTTFGIQFLDHALAQGESAVYITLEESRRRVINSATEKGFPFDEYVDEGRLAIVDLDPIEMANSLASIRSELPALVEQFGASRLVLDSVSLLEMMYENQASRRNEIYDFTRSLKNAGVTALLTSEASSETPYASRYGIVEYLTDAVFILQYVRAADDFRETQLAIEIQKIRDANHSRHKKPYEITGEGISVYQQANLF, from the coding sequence GTGGATCCCGTGACCGAAGACGACGACTGGTTCGAACGGGCCATCACGACCGACGATGGTGACGAGGGCGACGACGGCAGCGAGGAGGACACAGATCGCGACGACCGTGCCGACGCGTCGAGAACGGCTGCCGGGGACGCTGTCGAGGGGGCCGAGGAATCCGTCGACGAGGAACTCGAGTTCGACGAGGAGGACGAAGCAGGTGACGCCGAAGAGGCCGACGCGAGCGACTCGCTGTTCGCCGACGACTTCGGTGCGGCGATGGAGAGTGCGCCCGACCTCCCCGGTGGATCGCCCGGCGGGGATCTCGACAGCCCCGGCACGGCCGACGTCAGTCCGGCCGAGCCAACCAGCGCTGGTGAGGACCTCGAGTTCGGCAGCGCCGACCCTGCGTTCGCCACCACGGAAGAACCCACCTTCGACGACGAGATCGACTCCGACCTCCCCCGGATCGACCTCGGGATCGAGGGACTCGACGGGATGATTCAGGGTGGCGTCCCCGAACGGACGCTGATGGTCACCATCGGCGGCGCAGGCACCGGGAAGACGACCTTCGGAATCCAGTTTCTCGATCACGCCCTCGCACAGGGCGAGAGTGCGGTGTACATCACGCTCGAGGAGAGTCGCCGACGCGTGATCAACAGCGCGACGGAGAAAGGCTTCCCGTTCGACGAGTACGTCGACGAGGGTCGACTGGCGATCGTCGACCTCGATCCGATCGAGATGGCAAACAGCCTCGCATCGATCCGGTCGGAACTCCCCGCGCTCGTCGAGCAGTTCGGCGCGTCCCGACTCGTCCTCGACTCGGTCTCGCTGCTCGAGATGATGTACGAGAATCAGGCCAGCCGTCGTAACGAGATCTACGACTTCACCCGGAGCCTGAAAAACGCAGGCGTCACGGCGCTGTTGACCAGCGAGGCGTCCTCGGAGACGCCGTATGCCTCCCGGTACGGCATCGTCGAGTACCTCACCGACGCAGTCTTCATCCTCCAGTACGTCCGTGCCGCAGACGACTTCCGGGAAACGCAACTCGCCATCGAGATCCAGAAGATCCGTGACGCGAACCACTCGCGACACAAGAAGCCGTACGAGATCACCGGCGAGGGGATCTCGGTCTACCAGCAGGCCAACCTGTTCTGA
- a CDS encoding universal stress protein yields the protein MYETILFPTDGSEHAETVAEHAFEAAQVRSATLHVVSVVDDRAFLVLDDDRVEEVRSDLRRNARAAVDDATALAAEHDQDLEIETAIQTGHPAECIVDYAAENDVDLIVMGTSGDEYENNVVGSVSQRVVRTAPVPVTTVGPDA from the coding sequence ATGTACGAGACGATCCTCTTTCCGACGGACGGGAGCGAACACGCCGAGACGGTCGCCGAGCACGCGTTCGAAGCCGCCCAGGTGCGGTCGGCCACGTTGCACGTCGTCTCCGTCGTCGACGACCGCGCGTTCCTCGTTCTGGACGACGACCGCGTCGAAGAGGTCAGGAGCGACCTCCGACGCAACGCCCGCGCGGCGGTCGACGACGCCACCGCCCTCGCCGCCGAACACGACCAGGACCTCGAGATCGAAACGGCGATCCAGACTGGCCACCCCGCCGAGTGCATCGTCGACTACGCAGCCGAAAACGACGTTGACCTGATCGTCATGGGAACGAGCGGCGACGAGTACGAGAACAACGTCGTCGGGAGCGTCTCCCAGCGCGTCGTCCGGACCGCTCCCGTTCCGGTCACGACCGTCGGCCCGGACGCCTGA